The Urbifossiella limnaea nucleotide sequence CCAACATGGCCTACGAGAGCTCCAACGGCACCTTCCTGCCGGGCGTCAGCCGCACCGGGTGCTGCTGGGGGACGTGGATGGTCCCCATCCTGCCGTACATGGAACAGCAGGCCATGTTCGCCGGGTACTCGAACTTCGGCGGGCTGGACAACGGCGGCGGCACGCCGGCCACGTCCAACAGCCGGTACGCCGGCGGGGCCAACCTCACGAACGTGAGCAGCCGGACGCTGACCACGCTCACCTGCCCGAGCGACACGCCGCGGAAGATCGGGTCGATCTCGCTCCACAACTACGTCCTGAACGCCGGCAACACCAACCTATACCAGGTGAATCAGCCGACCGGCTGCACCGGCGGGACGACGACCGCGGCGACCGGGTGCGTGCAGTTCGGCGGCGCCCCGTTCGGGTGGTACGAGGACCCGGCGACACTGGCCGCCGGCGCCGACTCGTCGCCGGTGGACTACGCCGGCGGGAACGCCGCGAACGGCAAGTCCGGGCAGCCGCGGAAGATCACGGCCATCACCGACGGGACGAGCAACACGCTGTGCGTCTCGGAGGTGATCCAGGGGCGGACGTCGGGGGACTACCGCGGGTTCTCGTGGTGGGGCGGCGGGGCGGGGTTCACGACTTTTCAGACGCCGAACCACGCCAGCGCCCCCGACGTGATGACCGGGGCCGGCTGTGTCAACGACCTGACCGGCCAGCCGCGGATGCCGTGTACCACGTCCTCGACGAGCTCGCTGGCGCGGATGCAACTGGCGCGAAGCCAGCACACGGGCGGGGTCGTCGCCGGGATGTGCGACGGGAGCGTCCGGTTCGTGCGCGACTCGGTCGACCTGGCGGCGTGGCGGGCGGCCGGCACGTCGATGGGTGCCGAGACGATCCCGCTGAACTGAGGCGCGCCCGGCGAGCCGGGGGCGTGAGCGCCCAGCGAGCCGGGGCGTGAGCCCCCGGTTTCGACAAAGTCGGGAGCAGTGGACGTGTACGCCGGCCCCCCGGCGCGACGTCGGCGGCGGGCAGTACGGGTTCGTCGGTCAGGTCGCGGGGTCGAGAATGAGCTGCGTGTAGGCCACGTCGAGCCAGCGGCCGAACTTGTGGCCGACTTCGCGGAGCACGCCGATTTGGCGGAACCCGAACGCCGCCTGAAGCGCCAGGCTGGCCGTGTGCTCGGTACAGGTGCCGCCGACGATGGTGTGCAGGCCGGCGGCGCGGCCGCGGACGATGAGGTCGGCGAGCAGCGTGCGGCCGACGCCGCGGCGGTGGTGGTCGGGGTGGACGTACACCGACGCCTCGGCCGTGCGGGCGTAGGCGCAGCGCGAGTTCCACGCGGACAGCGCCGCCCAGCCGACGACGGCCCCGTCGAACTCGGCCACGGTGACGGGGTGGGTGGGGCCGCGGCGCCGGAACCACGCGAGCCGCTCGGCCTCCGTGTCGGGTTCGAGCTGGAACGT carries:
- a CDS encoding DUF1559 family PulG-like putative transporter; amino-acid sequence: MRPRSRTGFTLIELLVVIAIIAILIGLLLPAVQKVREAAARAKCTNNIKQISLANMAYESSNGTFLPGVSRTGCCWGTWMVPILPYMEQQAMFAGYSNFGGLDNGGGTPATSNSRYAGGANLTNVSSRTLTTLTCPSDTPRKIGSISLHNYVLNAGNTNLYQVNQPTGCTGGTTTAATGCVQFGGAPFGWYEDPATLAAGADSSPVDYAGGNAANGKSGQPRKITAITDGTSNTLCVSEVIQGRTSGDYRGFSWWGGGAGFTTFQTPNHASAPDVMTGAGCVNDLTGQPRMPCTTSSTSSLARMQLARSQHTGGVVAGMCDGSVRFVRDSVDLAAWRAAGTSMGAETIPLN
- a CDS encoding GNAT family N-acetyltransferase, with the translated sequence MSVLVRPAAEADLAAVRAIYNHYVAHSTCTFQLEPDTEAERLAWFRRRGPTHPVTVAEFDGAVVGWAALSAWNSRCAYARTAEASVYVHPDHHRRGVGRTLLADLIVRGRAAGLHTIVGGTCTEHTASLALQAAFGFRQIGVLREVGHKFGRWLDVAYTQLILDPAT